Proteins encoded together in one Rhizobacter sp. J219 window:
- a CDS encoding energy transducer TonB — MFRILVLASVLILVGTESPAQTQMLSCRSKTHISPPASPDASSVAATDQAAVSCPAKNAVPPEYPSYARRNHIFGEVSVELSISETGQLEDIKILKSAHSSLSNSVAKAVRQWQFVARGDKYSVTHSFVFPE, encoded by the coding sequence ATGTTCAGAATCCTCGTACTGGCAAGCGTGCTCATTCTGGTCGGCACCGAGTCTCCTGCCCAGACACAGATGCTGAGTTGCAGGTCAAAGACCCACATTTCGCCTCCGGCATCACCCGATGCCTCGTCGGTGGCAGCCACCGATCAAGCCGCGGTCAGTTGCCCGGCAAAGAACGCCGTTCCACCCGAGTACCCAAGCTACGCAAGGCGCAATCACATCTTTGGTGAGGTTTCCGTTGAGCTATCAATCAGCGAAACCGGGCAACTTGAAGACATCAAGATCCTGAAGTCAGCCCATTCCTCGCTCTCGAATTCAGTAGCCAAGGCCGTTCGCCAGTGGCAGTTTGTCGCCCGCGGGGACAAGTACAGTGTCACGCACTCTTTTGTCTTTCCCGAGTAG